The window TACCCCGGGCTCGGATATGAACAATCCTGTAATCGGTATGATGGAAAAAACCGGAATGATTCGCTTGGTAAAAGGTAAATCAAAAGCCGACTTTGATAAACTACTCGAAAAAGGCAATGTAGACGCGATGGTTGATGTGCATAGAAAAGTTAACGTCTCTGCGTACTCCGTAAACGTTGTTTATACTTCAGCATCTATGGATAAAGGAAATATTTTACGTTCGGTTCTAAACAATCTTTTTTATGATAAAAATTTAAAGCCCTCAGTTGCGGAAATTAAGGAAAGTACCATTCACGGTAGAGAATATAAAACCATAGATTTCATTCTACCTGGTCAGTTGGGCTTTTCTCTTTTGAGTACAGGCGTGTTCGGAACGGCATTTGTATTTTTAAGCTTGCGCCAAACCTTGGTAATCAAACGTTTTTTTGCGACACCAGTAAAAAGATCAAGTATCGTAATTGGCGAGTGTCTTGCCCGGATTGGTTTTGCGCTAATTGGTGCATTATTTATAATCTTAATTGGTCATTTCTTTTTTGGTTTTACACTGGTTCATGGCGTAGTAACCGTTATTAATATGCTTATTCTGGCAATTTTAGGCATAATTGTTTTTATGGGATTTGGTTTCATTATTTCGGGTGTTGCAAAGAGTGAAAGTATGGTTCCGCCCATTT is drawn from Pedobacter mucosus and contains these coding sequences:
- a CDS encoding ABC transporter permease; translated protein: MENSKPPLGVGGTKPQGYSNTKATLALAKASFRSIMRSPSAVVFTLAFPLIFILVFGFLGGGGTHIDVGVTPGSDMNNPVIGMMEKTGMIRLVKGKSKADFDKLLEKGNVDAMVDVHRKVNVSAYSVNVVYTSASMDKGNILRSVLNNLFYDKNLKPSVAEIKESTIHGREYKTIDFILPGQLGFSLLSTGVFGTAFVFLSLRQTLVIKRFFATPVKRSSIVIGECLARIGFALIGALFIILIGHFFFGFTLVHGVVTVINMLILAILGIIVFMGFGFIISGVAKSESMVPPISNIVTLPQFLLSGTFFSIDAFPTWLQPISRALPLTYLNDAMRKIAFEGMGLWDVKFQIMILFIWGIGIYAVAVKVFKWE